Proteins co-encoded in one Amblyraja radiata isolate CabotCenter1 chromosome 24, sAmbRad1.1.pri, whole genome shotgun sequence genomic window:
- the LOC116986762 gene encoding protein FAM187B-like, which translates to MMRRVLLSTLVTLAVMGALLTFMNQEDDLAYCSDTAPCSLAFLSNNPLSLRCPSATEVPEDSIYWQYQDLSQPQAKPRTFIRSGHLRQHRRAMGKLGRRANLRSGSLIMNKAETSDTGLYLCRSANSTLAAYQVDVQDSSLLYVSHQGLGESTMSNQSLRVNLGSSQHMVKLYTRWGPWQDCDRCNVIGEQKVMGFCYAKLSQDIDEDKDEDEGEALEVNGVTLPCGLMELHIGQSLPRRGAELHYQWCREPCEKEEIPVGLPEIGDWWWLGQEPAIDWVEPRKIIQQLMYHDILDNARMTCPGASVYTPVLWQRDSTFITRSGNSDGRHRLVDAMGGGIYEIQNVMPSDRGIYRCWVHGRRVASFHLETPEMPVVRRHINRRLLKGIAYIVGTIAMVFVFSAMAEMVHD; encoded by the coding sequence ATGATGCGCAGAGTACTGCTTTCGACTCTGGTCACGTTGGCTGTAATGGGCGCCTTGCTCACCTTCATGAACCAGGAGGACGACTTGGCTTACTGCTCGGACACAGCCCCCTGCTCCCTGGCCTTCCTGTCAAACAACCCACTCAGCCTGCGTTGCCCGAGTGCCACAGAAGTACCGGAAGACTCCATCTACTGGCAGTACCAAGACCTTAGCCAGCCTCAAGCAAAACCCCGCACCTTCATCAGATCCGGGCACTTGAGGCAGCACCGCAGGGCGATGGGCAAACTGGGAAGGCGAGCCAATCTACGGAGCGGCTCCTTGATCATGAACAAGGCGGAGACCTCAGAcacgggcctgtacctgtgcaGGTCGGCTAATTCCACCCTAGCCGCCTACCAGGTGGATGTGCAGGACTCGTCTCTGCTTTACGTGTCCCACCAAGGGCTGGGGGAGAGCACAATGTCAAACCAGAGCCTGAGGGTTAACTTGGGCTCTTCCCAGCACATGGTCAAGCTCTACACCCGCTGGGGACCATGGCAGGACTGTGACCGGTGCAATGTAATAGGGGAGCAGAAGGTGATGGGCTTCTGTTACGCCAAACTAAGCCAGGACATCGATGAGGACAAGGACGAGGACGAGGGCGAGGCACTGGAGGTGAATGGCGTCACCTTGCCCTGTGGCCTAATGGAGCTGCACATTGGGCAGTCCTTGCCCCGGCGCGGCGCCGAGCTCCACTACCAATGGTGCCGCGAGCCGTGCGAGAAGGAGGAAATACCAGTGGGGTTGCCGGAGATTggcgattggtggtggttgggtcAGGAGCCTGCGATCGACTGGGTGGAGCCTCGCAAAATAATACAGCAGttgatgtaccatgacatcctTGACAACGCCCGGATGACATGCCCGGGGGCGTCAGTGTACACGCCCGTTCTCTGGCAGCGCGACTCCACCTTTATCACCCGAAGTGGCAACAGTGACGGGAGACACCGGCTGGTCGACGCCATGGGAGGCGGCATCTACGAAATACAAAACGTGATGCCCTCCGACCgcggcatctaccgctgctgggtGCATGGGCGTAGGGTCGCCTCATTCCACCTCGAGACGCCCGAGATGCCAGTGGTACGCCGCCACATCAACCGGCGACTGCTTAAAGGCATAGCATACATCGTCGGCACGATCGCCATGGTCTTCGTGTTCAGCGCCATGGCTGAGATGGTGCACGACTAA